One uncultured Carboxylicivirga sp. genomic window, CATCTGGCCAGAGCAATTCGTCAGTTGGCAGAAAAACATTACAAAGATAAGGACCGTTTGCTTGCTTTTTATCATGAGTTAATGGATGACAAGGGTATGACCTGTAAATTAACGGATGAAGCCTGTGTTGAAAACGAAATCAGAAATGCTTTACTGAAGGCTGGAAAGCCTGCTTATGTTGCAGAAGATCCCAATGGCTTTTTAAGTGTCGCAGAGATCCGTTCCATTATTTTAGAAGCAGGAGGAATTCCAACTTATCCGTTTTTGGCTGATGCAGTAAAAGGATACACTGATTTTGAGCGGGATTTAAAAAAGGTTTCGGCTGAACTGAAGAAACTGGGTGTGTGGTCAGTAGAGTTTATACCAACCCGAAATAACCATACGGTTTTAAAAGAGTATTCGCAGTTTCTGCTAAAAGAGGGTTTTGTGATTTCTTTCGGAACTGAACATAACAGCCCGGGTAAGCAACCTATCGAAGTAAAAGCCAAGGGAAATGTTGTTCTGGATAAAGATTTGATGAAAATAAATTATGAAGGTGCCTGTATTCTGGCGGCTCACCAGTATTTGTTTGCCAAAGAAGGGCAAGGAGTGCTGGATGCCGATGGTATTTTTATTTCAGAAAAACGTGAAGAGTTTACTAAATTGGGTCATTCTCTCATTCAGTTTGTAACGAATAAAAACTAAGAAATGAATTTTATAGAACTGGTGCCGGTTGTTCGTATGGCCTTATCAAAAGAAGGCTTGGTTACAACCAGTGCATTTGAAAATATAGATAGTTACGAAGGGTTAAAACAAGCCGAATATGATTTTCCGGAAGATGAATGTGTTACTATTCTTCCGGGGGATGATAACACTGCTTTTATTTCTGCTTTGCAAAATCAGATTACTCCCAACATAAAAGCTGTTGTTTTAAAAGGATTAGGTGCGATTGTCAATAATGGTGGAGGAATTAGTAAACCTGTAAATTCGGTTGAAGGACGCATTATTATTGTTACAGGTGGAGCACAGGGCTTTGGTGGCGGTATAGCTGAAGAGCTCTATGAAAAAGGAGCTCATATTGTTGTAGCCGATTTAAATGAAAAGGTTGGCCTGGAACTAATTCAAAAGTTAAAAGCTAAAAGTAAAAGCAATAAGGCCGTGTTTGTTCCGGTTAACGTGGGTGATTCCGATTCGGTGAAAGGCATGATTGAAAAAACAGTGCTGGAGCTGGGAGGTTTGGATGCTATTATCAGTAATGCGGGAATTCTTCGTGCAGGTGGTCTGGACGAAATGGATCCGGAGACTTTTGACTTAATGACCAGGGTAAATTATACCGGATATTTCTATTGTGCCAAGCATGCATCCAAAATAATGAAATTACAATCTCAGGTTGATGTTAATCATTATATGGATATCATCCAGATAAATTCCAAATCAGGTTTGAAAGGTAGTAACAGAAATTTTGCATATGCAGGTGGTAAGTTTGGTGGTATTGGGTTAACGCAGTCTTTTGCTTTGGAGTTAATGCCAAATCGCATTAAAGTCAATTCTATCTGTCCGGGTAATTTCTTTGATGGTCCACTCTGGAGCGATCCTGAAAAGGGATTGTTTGTTCAGTATCTGAATGCAGGCAAGGTTCCCGGAGCTAAAACTATTGAAGATGTGCAGGCTTATTACGAAAAGCAGGTTCCTGCCGGAAGAGGTTGTCGGGTAGCTGATGTTACAAAAGCAATTGTTTATGTAATTGATCAGGAGTATGAAACAGGGCAGGCAGTACCAGTGACGGGTGGTCAGGAGATGCTGAAATAATTTAAAAGAAGTTAGAATTTTAGATGATAGGTATTAGTTTCCATTGTTAACTGTATGGTGAGAAGTCTTGATACTTATGTCTTGCTACTAAAAACTTAAAGAAATGAAAACAAAAGCGGTACGATTATATGGTGAGAAAGATCTTCGCCTCGAAGAGTTTGAATTACCTGCCATCAAAGAAGATGAGATATTGGCAAAAGTAATTTGCGATAGTATCTGTATGTCGTCATATAAAGCAGCCAGCCAGGGAACAGCTCACAAGCGTATTCCGGATAACGTGGCTGAAGAACCAATCATTATCGGACATGAGTTTGCCGGTGAGATTATTGAAGTAGGTGCCAAGTGGCAAAATAAATTCAAGCCCGGGCAGAAATACTCTATTCAACCTGCGATATATTATGAAGATGGTCCGGTAGGTGTATTAAGTGCACCCGGATATTCATATAGATACATTGGAGGAGATGCAACCTATGTAATTATTCCGAAAGATGTGTTGGAGCAGGATTGCTTATTGTCTTACGAAGGACCTGGATTTTATCCGGCATCTCTGGCTGAGCCTCTGTCGTGTGTGATTGGTGCAATGCATGCCAATTATCATACAACGCCAGGATCGTATGTTCATAAGATGGAGATTGTTGAGGGAGGTAAAATGGCAATTCTGGCTGGTGTTGGACCAATGGGATTGGCGGCAATCAACTATGTTATTCATCGATCAGATCGTAAGCCATCTATTTGTGTGGTGACTGATATCGATCAGGGAAGATTAGATAGGGCTGCCGAGATTTATACAGTGGAATCAGCGAAAGCAAATGGTATTGAGTTGATTTACTTGAATACAGGTGAAGGTGATGCTGTTGCAAAACTTAAGGAACTTTCCGGAGGAACAGGTTATGATGACGTATTTGTGTTTGCTCCTGTTCCGGCAGTGATAGAGCAGGCAGATGATATTCTGGGTTTTGATGGATGTCTTAACTTTTTTGCAGGGCCATCCAATCCGCAGTTGAAAGCGCAAATGAATTTCTATAATGTTCACTACGCATATACGCATATTGTTGGTACATCAGGCGGAAATACCGATGATATGAAAGAAGCCCTAGAGGTAATGAGTAAGGGATTGGATCCTGCCGGTTTGGTAACTCATATTGGTGGAATTGATGCAGTAATTGATACTACCCTTAATCTGCCTCATATTCCGGGTGGTAAAAAGTTGATATATAATCATATCGAAATGCCACTAACTCCTATTGCTGATTTTGCAGAAAAAGGAAAAACAAGTCCCTTCTTTGCTCAGTTGGCAAATCTTTGCGAAAAGCATAATGGTTTGTGGAATATTGAAGCAGAAGCATATTTATTGGCTAACTTTGAGGCCTTAAACCAATAAGTTAAAATCATGATTTATTTAGCTGATACGGCCAATACAGATGAACTGAAACAGCTGTTTTATTATTTTCCGTTGGAAGGTATTACAACTAATCCAACTATTATTGCACAGGCTCAGAAACCAATGTCGGTAATATTACCTGAGTTGATCGAAATTGTTGGTGATAAGATGCTTCATGTACAAATGATCAGTAATAAGGCCGAGGATATGTTGAGAGAAGCAAAGACTTATAAAGCAAAATATGGTTTGGGTGATAACTACTTTGCTAAAATTCCTGTAACCGTTGAAGGTTATAAGGCAATGCCAATGATTAAAGATGCTGGTATAAAAGTAACAGCTACAGCTATCTTTACACAACAACAGGCATTGGTTGCAGCCAGGGCAGGAGCTGATTGGGTTGCACCTTATGTAAACCGCCTGGATAATATTTCATCTCATGGTATTGAGGTAGTTGGTAATATTGTTGAAAACATTGAATGTTTTGGCCTGGATACAAAAGTTTTGGCAGCAAGCTTTAAAACAGTCGACCAGGTGCATCGCGTTAGTATGATGGGAAGTCATGCTGCAACAGTGAACTTTGAGATATTGGAACGTTTGAGAAGCCATCCGATGACAGACATGAGTGTTGATTGGTTTGAGAAGGATGCAGAAGGATTATATGATATTGATTTTTGACTATTATAAACAGTAGACTTTGTGTTTAAACCGTAAAAGCATTCTTGGCATAGCTGAGAATGCTTTTTAATTTGATAATACAGGATGGAATTTGATTTGAATTTCGTATCTTATCAATGATTAGATTGAAACAATAGAATTGAGATAAGTTGTTGATTTTAATGAAGTACTTTAATTTGATTATAAATCAAACTTTAATTGATAAAAAAAAGTACTTTTGTATGATATGTTAGCCAAATGAATAATATGGATGATATTTTTGGAAAAGTTGGTACCAGTCAAACCTTAAGTCAAAAGATTGAAAGAAAGATTGAGGAAGCCATTCGAAATAAGCGTTTGATACCTGGAGCTAAACTTCCATCGGAAAAAGAACTTTGTGAGAGTTTTGCAGTTAGCCGAACAGCATTGCGTGAAGCGCTCAGAAGGCTTAGTGCCCGTGGGTTAATTGAAATTAAGAAGGGAAGTGGCATGTATGTATCTGAGATAAAAATTGAAGATGCCATAAAATCACTCAACTTATACTACGACCTTAAGTTTGATTCTAATTTAATCCGTCAGATTATTGAAGTTCGACGAATTTTTGAACCTGAAATATGTAAGCTGGCAGCTGTTAATCGTTCTGATGAAGATTTGCTGTTGTTGAAATCCAATATTGATGAGCTTGAAAAATGTGATCCGGATAATACTCAGCTGGAAGTTGATTTAATTAATCGCTTCCATATGAATCTTGCCAAAGCAACCAGTAATCCCATCGTAATTATTTCTTTGGAGCCTATTTATTCACTATTGCCCCGAATGCGAAATATGATTTATGCAAACGTTGAAGGTGAAAAGGAATATACCTTACGTTTACAGAAGGAAATTTACGAAGCGGTAATAAAGAATGATGGAGATAAGGCCTATAAATCTTCAGTTGAATTGCTTGAGCGCAACATGGAAATTTACGACAGATATTTTAAATAAGGTTTAGTATTTTTCAACGATACAAAAGCAGTACAATTAGTTGTGCTGCTTTTTTTATTCAAGTAAATATCATTGCTCAAGTGTTTGTTGAAATTTTTTTTAACAACTTCCATAATTGTCGAATGATTTGTTTGAAATATGTTTTGACTTATAATTGACTATTTTCTTAGAGCGTTTCTTCATTTCTTTAATACTTATTATCATATAATTGAGTGTTTTTTGTTAAGTGTTTGACTAAATCTGAGGGTTGACGAAAAAGTGTTGCTTTATGACGAAAAAAGGATGGTGTGAATTTAAATTATGACATAATTTCATTACACTTTTTAACAATTAGCAATTAAATACAATTGAGTATGAGACAAAAAAATCTACTATTTAAATGTGGCTTGTTTTTATTGATAGGATTGATAAGTGGAATTTCTATGCGTGCACAGGATGTAACCACTACCTATCTGACCAATCCTAGTTTTGAAACAGGTGATTTAACTGGCTGGACTCTTACAGGAGCAGATGGTTATGCTTGGAATACAACTGGGAATGACGGAGATGGCACTCAGGATGAAACCTATAATGCCGGGGTTTGGAATAGACCTATTGGAGATGTTGAATGGTCACAATCTGTTACCGGACTACCGAATGGTTTTTATAAAGTGGGTTGTTTAATGACAGTTACTGATGTCACTTCCTGGACTGACGGTGTGACTAAACGTATATCTACACAGCGCCTGTATGCCAATAATAAAAGCATGCTTTATGGCTTCAAAAAGAATTATTCGGATCAGAACATTGCTATTATTGCTGCGACAGAATCATATTCTTTTGCCGGAATTCAAACTGCAGCTGCAGAAAATGGACCTTTTTATCCAATTTCATTAATTGTTGAAGTAACCGACGGTAACTTAACTATTGGAGCAAGAACAAATGGTGATGCATCTCAGTATTTGTTTGATTTTCAGGGAGGAAATACCGATAGAGGATTTTTTAAAATTGATGCTTTTACCTTAACAGAAGTATCAGACCTTTTAATTCAGAGTTTAACAATTGGAGGTGAAGCTGTTACTGATTTTGATCCTACCGATGTTGTTCTTTATTCAGTTGATATTCCGGCAGGTGTATCAGAATTGCCTGCAGTATCAGCAACAGCAGGTGATGGCGTTACAGTTGAAATTATCCCTGCTACATCATTGACTGGTAGAACAGAGATCGTTCTGACATCTGCAGATCAGAGCTATTCATTATCTTATTATGTTCAGTTTACAAAAGAAACCGATGCAACTTTATCAAGTTTATCTTCAAGTCTTGGAACTTTGAATCCTACATTTGATTCTGCTATTGATAGTTATGAATTGATGGTGCCATATGGTACGACTTCTGTTGACCTTGACTGGGTTACGACAGCAGAAGGTGCTACTGTTGAATTTTTTGATGCTGTTGGTAATCAACTTTCATCTGATGGTGTTATTACATGGGTTGGTGATGGTATTGATATTGAGATTATTGTAACGGCACTGGATGGTACTTCAACTCAAAGTTACTATGTGTCTATTTATCTTGATCCTGCTGCTGAAAATGCCAATTTAAGTGATATTACTTTATCTGCTGGTCATTTAACAACCGATTTTGATGCTTTAGTTAATGAGTATACGGCAATTGTGCCTAATGGTACCACAGTTGTGACTATTACTGGTGTGCCAATGTGGTCTGGTGCAGATGTGCAGGGTGACGGAGAATTGACGTTGGTTAATGGAGCAGGTACTGTTACCATAACAGTTACATCGCAGGATGGACAGAATACAAATGATTATATAGTAAATGTATATGAGTCAACCTTACAGGTAGGTAAGGATTTTTATATTCAACACGAGGCTTCGCAGTTTGTTATTGAAGGAAAACCTTCAAGTTATATCAAGTTGCAGCAACCATTATTGAATAGTACTCCTCAATTATTCAAACTGGTAGAAAGTGGTGTTGAAGGTCAATATTATTTGCAAAACGGAAATAGTGAATATATTACACTCACAAAAATTAATGTTTCGTCTTGGGATATGTTGATGACCGATCAATTAACTCAAAATCTGGATAGTTGTAGATTTGAATTTGAAGAATTTGAACAAGGCAAGTATAGAATTATTACCGTTGTTCGTAAAGATAATGTTGAAGGAAAATATTATTTGGGAACTAATGATAATAATGTAGGTACCAGTATTTATTCTGATAAACCATCAGGTGCTGACAGGATAACATGGATGTTAAGAGAGCCTAGTGATTTAGTAGATCCTTACGATTCTCACCTTTCATCTTTGACATGTGATCAGGCAACCATAAAACCTGCATTCGAACCATTTGTTACAGATTATTACATGACTGTTCCGGTTGGTGTTGATGCTATTGATATTTCAGCTATACCTACAGATTTATCTTCAAATGTTACTGGGGCAGGGGCAGGTGTTACTGTTAATGATGCTACTGGTGATATTGTAATTACTGTTACAGCGCCTGATCCAACTTATACAACAGATTATGTGATTCATTACGTAAAAGATACTGAGTTAACATTAAAGCACTCTTACACATTTGCAGATGGTTCAGCAAAAGATATGGAAGGTGATGCAGACGGGTTTGTAACTGGAGGTTATGTTGAAAACGGTGCTTTTGTGGGTGATGGAGGTTATGTTACTTTACCTGCAGCTGATATTGCAATAAATAAATATCCTTCTATTACAATTGAAGCATATGTTACAGCCGGTGAAAATACAGGATGGTCTATGTTGTCTTATTTCGGAGGCTCTGGTGGATATAAATCATATTGGATGTCTGTTCAGAATAATGATGATAAAACAAGAGCTGTAATTGATGAGTGGCAAGGGGCATTTAATGCAGAAACAATAGGAGAGGCAACACCAGGTGAAACTTATCATTATGTAAGTACATTAACCAACGATTCAATATCAATGTATATTAATGGTACAAAAGTTGGTAAAACAAAAATTCATGAAGATTATTACATTAACGATCTAAATGTTGAAGGTGCATGGATTTGTTACGGAGGTTACAATGATCCAATTTGGTTAGGTCATGTTTATGAATTTAATATTTATTCAGGTGAAATGGATGATCTGACAATTGCGCTTAGAGCACAATCATTGCCAACAGAAAGTGCTTCAAATGATGCAACTTTAAGTGATCTGACAGTTAATGGAGTAACAGTTGAAGGTTTCCATTCAGCTAACCTTAATTATGTAGTATCTGTTGATGCAGGGTCTACGCCTGCTATTGACGGTACAGTAAAAGTTGCAGGTGCAACCTATCAGGTAAATGTGCCAGAGTCACTTCCTGGTGTTGGAACTGTAGTTGTTACCGCAACCGATTTGGCAACAACAGTTACTTATACAATTCAATTTGAAGTTGCAACCGGAATAGGAAATGGAAAAGAAAGTGCTATTAAGGTTTATCCAACTGTTTCTTCAGGAGAATTCAATGTTGAAATGGATGGTAAATCTTCAGTAATTTCAGTGTATGACTTAGCCGGAGGATTAGTAAAACAAATTGAAACAAATGCTAAGAAAGAAATAATTGCTCTGGATCAAAAAGGTATGTATATCGTTAAGGTTGATTCAGATGTAGAATCGTCAACATTTAAAGTTATTAAAAAATAACATAGTTAGTTTAGATTGATAAAAGAGGCGACTGCTTTTGGGTAGTCGCCTCTTTTTGTCGCAATTTTTTAAGGTTTATCTTTGTAGGCGTCAATTGCTTTTTTAACAGAGCCATACTTTAATAATAGATTCTTTGATTCAGAATATTCCAGTTTGATTTCATCCATTATCATTCGTGATCCTCTGTCTATAAGTTTTTTGTTGGTTAATTGCATGTTCACCATCTTGTTGCCTTTTACACGACCAAGTTTGATCATAGTAGTTGTGGTGATCATATTTAAAATCATCTTTTGGGCCGTCCCTGCTTTCATTCTGGTGCTTCCGGTAACGAATTCTGGACCAACAATTGCTTCTATGGGAAATTCCGTTACTTCAGCTACTTTACTATTTGGGTTGCAGGTGATACAGCCTGTAAGTAAACCGTTTTTACGGGCAAGTTCAATGCCTCCAATAACATAGGGAGTTGTCCCTGAAGCTGCAATCCCTATAACTGTATCCAGTTCATCTACTTTGTATTCGCTTAATTCTTTCCAGGCCATCTCCGGATCATCTTCGGCTGATTCAACAGCTTGTCGCAATGCAGTATCTCCTCCGGCAATTAATCCTATTACCATATTGTTTGGAACTCCAAATGTTGGAGGTAGTTCGGATGCATCCAAAACACCTAAGCGTCCGCTGGTTCCTGCTCCCAGGTAAAATACCCGGCCACCTTTTTTCATCCGCTTAACTATTCTTTCAGTTAATGCTGTAATTTGTGGTAAGGCTTTTTCAACAGCAAGATGAACCGTAGCGTCTTCTTTGTTGATACTGGTAAGCAATTCATCAACACTCATTTTATCCAGATTATCGTAATGAGATGATGATTCAGTGACGCTTGTGTCTTTTTTTGTTTTGTTATTCATGGTTCATGTTTTGCTGTAGGTGGTAATGAATCAATCCCTCCATTGGAGATTGGCTTATTTTACCTGCGGTTAGTTTAAAAGTTGCCAAAGCCTTCTCGAGTTGAACTTTAAAATAATAGGCGATGCTTCCGGTAAAATGAATAGGTAGTTGGGGTAAGTTGTTATATTGAAGAAGGTTTCGTTGAATGAAATCCTTAAAGGATGAAATCACTAACTCTTCTAATTCTTTATTATGAATGTTGGCTGAAATAAATTTTGTGTATTGAGCCAGATAACGATTTGGAAAAGGTTTTTTGTATATGTGGTCCAGAATCTCTGCTCGATCTGTTTTGTAGGTTTCAAAAAATAAATTAACTAATTGTGAAGAAAGCTGATTTTTTAGAATATCACCCATTAATCTTTTTCCTAAAACAGCTCCACTGCCTTCATCACCAATAATAAAACCAAGTGGTGAAACATTTTTAGTAATGATTTTTCCATCGAAATGGCATGAGTTGGAGCCTGTTCCCAGGATGCAGGCAATGCCTTCTTTTGTTTGGCAAAGAGATCTGGCAGCACCAACAAGGTCGCTGTTGATTGAAATGTGTTCTGATGTAAAAAATGCAGATAATGCATCTTCAACAACTTTGTTTTTTTCTGGATTGGCGCAGCCAGCACCATAAAAGAATATGAATTGGGGCTTTCTATTATTTAATGTATATTCCTCTTGTAAACTTTGCAGGATTTCAGCAGTGTCTTGATAAAATGGATTAATCCCTTTAGTGATGCATGTTTCATTGATGTTATTATCAAGTGAAACAAGTCGCCATTCTGTTTTGGTGGATCCGCTATCTGCTATTAGTATCATATTTGTATGATATGTATTGTAAATTTATGATTCAATCAGCAAAATGATCAATTTTAAATTTTTTATGAGGCTGAAAGAAGTCATTTATAAAGGTTATTGGACAAAAATATGAATAAATTTTATAGAAATCAAGAATAATACGTAAGATGTATGACAGAAATTTGAATCCTATAAAAATCTTTCTATTTTTGAAATGTCGAATTGAATAAGTTTGATTAATGAAAAAAGCAATTTTTCCCGGTTTGAGGATAATAACAGGAATAATGTTATTCCTGATCATAGTTGTGCATTCAATGGATGCTCAATATACTCATTCTGATAAGATAGAGAAGCGACTGAAGAAATCCATGCTCGATTGGCATAATCCTTTGGCTCAATCGAATGGATTGGGGGGTGTTAGGCTTGATTCTTTGCAGATTGATGAAAAAGCTAATCAGGTTAACTATTTTTTTAATACAGTGCTTTCTTATTTTC contains:
- the murQ gene encoding N-acetylmuramic acid 6-phosphate etherase, yielding MNNKTKKDTSVTESSSHYDNLDKMSVDELLTSINKEDATVHLAVEKALPQITALTERIVKRMKKGGRVFYLGAGTSGRLGVLDASELPPTFGVPNNMVIGLIAGGDTALRQAVESAEDDPEMAWKELSEYKVDELDTVIGIAASGTTPYVIGGIELARKNGLLTGCITCNPNSKVAEVTEFPIEAIVGPEFVTGSTRMKAGTAQKMILNMITTTTMIKLGRVKGNKMVNMQLTNKKLIDRGSRMIMDEIKLEYSESKNLLLKYGSVKKAIDAYKDKP
- a CDS encoding FadR/GntR family transcriptional regulator; amino-acid sequence: MDDIFGKVGTSQTLSQKIERKIEEAIRNKRLIPGAKLPSEKELCESFAVSRTALREALRRLSARGLIEIKKGSGMYVSEIKIEDAIKSLNLYYDLKFDSNLIRQIIEVRRIFEPEICKLAAVNRSDEDLLLLKSNIDELEKCDPDNTQLEVDLINRFHMNLAKATSNPIVIISLEPIYSLLPRMRNMIYANVEGEKEYTLRLQKEIYEAVIKNDGDKAYKSSVELLERNMEIYDRYFK
- a CDS encoding ATPase, with translation MILIADSGSTKTEWRLVSLDNNINETCITKGINPFYQDTAEILQSLQEEYTLNNRKPQFIFFYGAGCANPEKNKVVEDALSAFFTSEHISINSDLVGAARSLCQTKEGIACILGTGSNSCHFDGKIITKNVSPLGFIIGDEGSGAVLGKRLMGDILKNQLSSQLVNLFFETYKTDRAEILDHIYKKPFPNRYLAQYTKFISANIHNKELEELVISSFKDFIQRNLLQYNNLPQLPIHFTGSIAYYFKVQLEKALATFKLTAGKISQSPMEGLIHYHLQQNMNHE
- a CDS encoding transaldolase family protein: MIYLADTANTDELKQLFYYFPLEGITTNPTIIAQAQKPMSVILPELIEIVGDKMLHVQMISNKAEDMLREAKTYKAKYGLGDNYFAKIPVTVEGYKAMPMIKDAGIKVTATAIFTQQQALVAARAGADWVAPYVNRLDNISSHGIEVVGNIVENIECFGLDTKVLAASFKTVDQVHRVSMMGSHAATVNFEILERLRSHPMTDMSVDWFEKDAEGLYDIDF
- a CDS encoding cadherin-like beta sandwich domain-containing protein, which codes for MRQKNLLFKCGLFLLIGLISGISMRAQDVTTTYLTNPSFETGDLTGWTLTGADGYAWNTTGNDGDGTQDETYNAGVWNRPIGDVEWSQSVTGLPNGFYKVGCLMTVTDVTSWTDGVTKRISTQRLYANNKSMLYGFKKNYSDQNIAIIAATESYSFAGIQTAAAENGPFYPISLIVEVTDGNLTIGARTNGDASQYLFDFQGGNTDRGFFKIDAFTLTEVSDLLIQSLTIGGEAVTDFDPTDVVLYSVDIPAGVSELPAVSATAGDGVTVEIIPATSLTGRTEIVLTSADQSYSLSYYVQFTKETDATLSSLSSSLGTLNPTFDSAIDSYELMVPYGTTSVDLDWVTTAEGATVEFFDAVGNQLSSDGVITWVGDGIDIEIIVTALDGTSTQSYYVSIYLDPAAENANLSDITLSAGHLTTDFDALVNEYTAIVPNGTTVVTITGVPMWSGADVQGDGELTLVNGAGTVTITVTSQDGQNTNDYIVNVYESTLQVGKDFYIQHEASQFVIEGKPSSYIKLQQPLLNSTPQLFKLVESGVEGQYYLQNGNSEYITLTKINVSSWDMLMTDQLTQNLDSCRFEFEEFEQGKYRIITVVRKDNVEGKYYLGTNDNNVGTSIYSDKPSGADRITWMLREPSDLVDPYDSHLSSLTCDQATIKPAFEPFVTDYYMTVPVGVDAIDISAIPTDLSSNVTGAGAGVTVNDATGDIVITVTAPDPTYTTDYVIHYVKDTELTLKHSYTFADGSAKDMEGDADGFVTGGYVENGAFVGDGGYVTLPAADIAINKYPSITIEAYVTAGENTGWSMLSYFGGSGGYKSYWMSVQNNDDKTRAVIDEWQGAFNAETIGEATPGETYHYVSTLTNDSISMYINGTKVGKTKIHEDYYINDLNVEGAWICYGGYNDPIWLGHVYEFNIYSGEMDDLTIALRAQSLPTESASNDATLSDLTVNGVTVEGFHSANLNYVVSVDAGSTPAIDGTVKVAGATYQVNVPESLPGVGTVVVTATDLATTVTYTIQFEVATGIGNGKESAIKVYPTVSSGEFNVEMDGKSSVISVYDLAGGLVKQIETNAKKEIIALDQKGMYIVKVDSDVESSTFKVIKK
- a CDS encoding SDR family NAD(P)-dependent oxidoreductase; this encodes MNFIELVPVVRMALSKEGLVTTSAFENIDSYEGLKQAEYDFPEDECVTILPGDDNTAFISALQNQITPNIKAVVLKGLGAIVNNGGGISKPVNSVEGRIIIVTGGAQGFGGGIAEELYEKGAHIVVADLNEKVGLELIQKLKAKSKSNKAVFVPVNVGDSDSVKGMIEKTVLELGGLDAIISNAGILRAGGLDEMDPETFDLMTRVNYTGYFYCAKHASKIMKLQSQVDVNHYMDIIQINSKSGLKGSNRNFAYAGGKFGGIGLTQSFALELMPNRIKVNSICPGNFFDGPLWSDPEKGLFVQYLNAGKVPGAKTIEDVQAYYEKQVPAGRGCRVADVTKAIVYVIDQEYETGQAVPVTGGQEMLK
- a CDS encoding zinc-binding dehydrogenase codes for the protein MKTKAVRLYGEKDLRLEEFELPAIKEDEILAKVICDSICMSSYKAASQGTAHKRIPDNVAEEPIIIGHEFAGEIIEVGAKWQNKFKPGQKYSIQPAIYYEDGPVGVLSAPGYSYRYIGGDATYVIIPKDVLEQDCLLSYEGPGFYPASLAEPLSCVIGAMHANYHTTPGSYVHKMEIVEGGKMAILAGVGPMGLAAINYVIHRSDRKPSICVVTDIDQGRLDRAAEIYTVESAKANGIELIYLNTGEGDAVAKLKELSGGTGYDDVFVFAPVPAVIEQADDILGFDGCLNFFAGPSNPQLKAQMNFYNVHYAYTHIVGTSGGNTDDMKEALEVMSKGLDPAGLVTHIGGIDAVIDTTLNLPHIPGGKKLIYNHIEMPLTPIADFAEKGKTSPFFAQLANLCEKHNGLWNIEAEAYLLANFEALNQ